The Raphanus sativus cultivar WK10039 chromosome 6, ASM80110v3, whole genome shotgun sequence sequence CTGGAAGAAGAGAAGTTTCGGATTTTGAGACAGAAGCAGCAAGATAGTGAATGATTCCTACAAAGTCAGATGAGCCTTTCACTTGTTCTGATTCTTCCTTCGAGAAAACTGGCAGTCTTGGTCCAAAGATTCTTTTCATTACATCTGGATAAGCCTTTATTTTGTGAATGGACATTAATTTTTCACCTACAGTTTCACAGGTTTTCTGCTGCAAACTTGAAAGATTTTTTTGGAACTACTAATCattaaccaaacccaaaagtTTATGCAAACCAAACCGGATCACtgttggagaaaaaaataaaaaaattatgcgCATCCAGGGAATCGAACCCTGGTCAGTACCGTGGGAGGGTACTATGATACCACTACACCAGATGCGCTTCATGTCTTTTTTCTGATTAATCTTGAACACAGACAATGTTTAGAAGCCATATTTGCATATTCTGTCTGTTAGAAGCCATGTTTACAGATAACATGGCATTTATCCATGATCCTGATAAGATATAGTGCCGACAGAGCATGAAGACGGACCACCGGCAACAAAGTGGATGATGTAATTAACTTTGTAGCTAACAACAGATggatcttcatttttttttctttttcttttaatccaAACTAATTGGGCTCTTGTGTTAAATGTTTGGGCCAGGAAACACACTTCAATTGCTCAATGAGACAACACTTCCTCAAAAGCCATGTGAGAACTTAAAAAAAGTATCAGCCACATGAATGAAACTGGCATTACAATTCTTGGATGAGATCATAACTAATGAAGGTTGAGATGGAGAGTTGGTGCAGTTGCAAGCAATCAAGAACGTTCCGAGTCTGGAAACAGGCGCACATGGTTACTTTAGTATATGCCAAGAGCTTTACCTCACTCACATGTAGCCTATAGCTTTTGTTTCAAGAGGGCTTGAGGTTGGACTCCAAAGGATGatgacttttttaaaaaagtcttCTATATAGTTTAAGATCCACGCTTTGCATggagttaaaaattatatatctaaagtTTTTTATGCGAGTGTGTGGTCCGATCTTGGTTCAactttttagtattttgatttataaaaatatgataccatataaaaactatatttattttgatttagttCGATTTATTTACtgttgattttttggtttattcaatTTTTACCATAAAActtaaactatatttattttttacaacattttgtcaattcatttttatatgattaaaaattgaatttattaaaaagaatacttttaatttttaaatagaatatttttctattttatttaactattaaaataattattataaattcataagatgaaaataaaaaaatattaataatatttactaCATTTTAACACAAATGTATGACAATGAAATTAAgatcgtgacaaaaaaaagtatgacAATGAAAGCAAATCATTCCTGTTTTGTTTTGAACAAATCAGTTTGTTCAATAGCACGATCTAAATATGCTTAttcgaaaaaaaagaaaaaaaaagttttctccATCGTATATTTTAAGTCGTGAATGGTAATCATCATATATCAAAGTTTCCTATAACATTTCTTATCAATAAAAACAAGTGCACTCACACGCGCGCCTGCTATAGTTCTACTAGTATTGCAGCAAATAGGATCCCATTGGCTATTATAGACTACTGATTACTAGCAAATTGTAGTCTCTCTACGATCAATATAACATGTTTTAAATCAAGGGGACCAGGTTGGATCACGAGGGCTAAAGAAGGAACCGATCACGTGGCCGTCCAAGAGCTTGAGCATAGCACTGTTGGACTTAACACATCTCGGCGTTTTGTACTGATTAAGCGACCCTCCTTGGCTTATTATCATATCCATCAGTTTCTCGAACGTTCCTGCCTTCACCACTCTTATCTCTAAAGGCCCCACCGATCTATCTCTCTTCCTGCATTGCCTGTATATGTAATCAAGCTCTTCCTCAACCGCAATGCAACACTCTTCCATCATCAGCTTTTGTTGATGATCATCACCATCGGGTTCGAGCCACTGGATCTCCCAGAAGAGCACGTAGTGACCTGGAACTGATGAAGTATCCGCGTAGCTCGTGTACTCCGCGAGGAATGCCTTGTTTTCAAGCTTCTTCTTGGCCAGCGTGATGCTCCTGTGAAGATCTTCCTCGTTTGTTTTGTCTAAGTCGACGCTTAGAACCACGTTTCTCCTGCAGATAAACCTGAACTGTGGTGCTTTGTTGTAGAACCCCGCCACTTGGAGAACATCGCCGATTCTGTAACGGTACAATCCTGTTTCAATGCAAGAGTCAGAGCTGTCTTAAAAAGAGAATACAATGTAACCAATGTCTTCTTTACCTGCGAAAGTTGTGACGACCAGCTCATAGTAGCGTCCGAGTTTGACGTCGACCAAGTCAACGACTTTATCACAGGGGACTTCTTCTTCGTCGTCCTCTACGTCAAAAGAGAGAGTCCCGTTTTTGCCGAGAGGAATAAACTCGAAGTAGCACATGTTAGGCAATAGAGTGAAAACGACGTCAGATGGTTTCGAGAGTGGTTTCACGTTGACCCCAAAGTAAGTCTCGGAGGAAGCATACATTGGACAAACCAACGGAATCTTGCCTTGGCTAAAGAACTCAAGAGCTGGTATGTATTGAGCCATTGACCCTGTCACTACTGCTTCAATGAACTTTGCTTGAGGCCAGAGCTGACACAGAATCCCTTTCCATGACGAGCGTCCACAGATATCTTCAATCTCGTCAGCTAAGCCAGGATTTGGCGTCGCTAAAAGGGAAGCCATCGCCATCTGGCATCCTGGATCGGTGATCATGGGACTGAGATGACCGGTTCGGATATCTTGGCAGAGCTGGCTCCATTTTCGCTCGAGATAAGAGATTGCACGGAGAAACGCAGAAGCAAAGACAGCTCCTAGACGCATGACTTTGTGACGGTGAATAAGAGCGGCAAGCAACTGACAGTACATGCTTTGGTTGCTGTCTTCACAAAGGATGGTTTGGATGGGACTGGTTAAGTCGTTGAATGGATCATAAGGTCGGCACTGGAAATGTTTACTCTTGTAGTAGCTAGTGAGGACAGATCGGATTGGTAAACCACAAGGAGTTGATGTTTCAGTTTTGACGAAATTTAGGTACATTGTTTTTCCTTTGTCAAGTCCTTCTAGATACCTGTCagtaaatacataataaatattaataaatctcAGTCAAAAAACAGAGTAGCAAAGAGAGATGATGatggtaaaagaggtaaaagaaaaagaaaaataaaacatcagTAGTGGATATGAAAAGATTCTTGAGGTTTAGTGAGTGCTGTTCAAAATTCTCAGAGAATCTTTGGGTGGGGACATCAAAACGGCGTGTGGATGCAAACTTTATAGTACATGACATGATATGATACCACTAAATTTCCACAAAAAGCAAACACAAAAACTTAAAGCAGAAAGGAAACTTCCTTAGTGAGCATTGAGCAACCTACTATGACGATTTATTGGTACCACGGCCGGTACCTCTATGTATGTGTATCTAGATTCCAAATGTAAGTGCCTACAATTATAATGAAACAATATTCACATTGAAGCCTATCGTTAacctttttaaagttttttcctttttatttttaattaaatatttccagtggataataacatCGATCAGGAATTTGATGTGATGTGTACTTCCCACTTCCATAGGTCAGATTTTGAGACATATCCACTATCCTACAACCACAGGAACAGTCATAGTGGTTCTTTTATGGAATATGAGATCAGCcactttgttttttctttttatcaagtAAATATTCATGTGCACGTAAGATGTAACTCTTTCTTCACTAATCATTACTCTTAAAAGAGCACCGAGGAGGATGTTAAAGTATATCAGGGCTGAATATTAACAGCAAACATTGTACTAACTTGTTCAGGATTGGAGTTATAAGATTGTAGACAAAGGTGCGCCGATCAAGATCTTCGGAAATGGTTGGCATTAGCTTCGGCTCTCCACCAGAAGTTCCTGAGCTGCAACATGCAAGCAAAAGCAAGCAGATACATTTATTTAGCTATACACAAGTTTATAATCAAACACAAAGGAAGGGGAAGCAGTTACTAAGTAAGATTCAGGCTAGAAATAGAAATCGACCTGCATAGTATCTCAGTGATAGGATGACCAGTAATAAGAGAAGAGTCTTCTCCCTTTGCAATTCTCTGAATGTAAGGACAGACATCTTTGTACGTGATGATTGGCACAGAGCGTTTAAACTCCAGGACGTCCTTAGAGCCTTTCATGTACTTGCTCAAGTACTGTGTGTCCTTGTTCCGTTCTAAGATACCACATAAAATCTTATCTTGAACTTCAGCAGCCTTGGAGGTGATCCTCTCGAGTTCTTTTAATGCATTGTCACCCTTGTGGTTGTAATCAAACTTCAGTCGATCCATTTCTTTAGCTTAAACCAAAGACAAcactaaaagaagaagaagaaaaaagatgaagaagaagggaTGTGATGAATGCCTCAGGACTCATAACAAGAAGGTGTATTTATAATGGGTTAGCCATATTTACATACCCAGAAATGGATATTAGCTTTGTCCTTGAAATATATCAGTTAAAGgaaactagaaaaaaaaagatcagtGCTGATATCATCAATAATGCAAGCTCAGCTTCAAGGACAATAcgtataagaaaaaaaatgtactTAGACACTGACAAAACAATATTGCGTCGACACATAGCTTCCCTCTACTTTTACTTTGAACCAAATCTAGCATATCAGTTTTAAGTTGACTTTGTGTCACATAACACCTCTTCTGGTGATTAACACCACAAACATGGACCTTAATGGCTATGAATGTGATCAGCCTGAGTCATGTTACAGCTACCAAATAAGATTCATTAACATTTCTCAGTAAATGAAGAAACTGTTCAGCATGAGAATAAGTAAATCAATCTCAaccatccttttttttttatcaggaAATCCCAGAAGGGGACCACAATTTTTTATGATCATCAAGCTTTAGAACATGATGCGTTTGGTGCTCGCCGCATCTGATAAATTTAGCGGAAAGTCCACCACTAACTAAACAATTGCTGACGCTGCTCTGTCCCTCAAGAGGAACAACTCTAACCCGACATTGTGGAGGCTGTTGGGGGTGGATTCTTTTTCCATATGCAGAAAGGTTAGTGACAAACAAAGCATACAAAAAGCTAAACTTGGATCTCTCTGACATTTTGGTGACTCAGTTTAGCATATATAATGTATTGCACTATTAACCCTTTTGCGAGTAATCCATGCATAGTGATTCACTTCTCACTATTCccataaaaaacaaaagagatataTCTAAAATTCTTTAAACTCAGATACTAATGGGTCACAGCCTTATCCACAAGCAGGATCTCTTCCTTGTTTAATGCTGAGGAGGATAAACAGCACAAAATCAATAAAACGTATATCTTTTTCCctctctatatttttaaatttgaaccATGCAAGTGCAAGAAACAATATTGTAGAGCCCTGGTGAACCCTATGTCTAAGAAAATACATGACTGTTCCAATGTCACAATCAAACTTTGGACTCTATAagtgaaatatttattattccaGTGCAAGTTgcaaaaaagttaaaaacctTTCACCTTTTCTTTGCATCTTTGTGTTAGTGGAATCTATGATCAACAAAAAAGCAACAGACAAGATGTTATCAGCTTTAAGAAGAAGTTGTCAATCTTAGGCAAATTTGAAAGGTGGCTATGAACAATTTCAAGAGTAAGCATTTCCTACTAATTtctcatgagaggacaaaaaaaacttagattCAATGGATGCCGTATTACATGTATCAGGACCGTGTAACCATCGAGTCTTATCTTATTTattaagagaaagaaaaataaatgaagaTGACTCATGGAGTCATGGTAAGCAACAAAAATAAGTACAAAACAAAAATAGGTCGACAAAGttaagtaaaatttaatttaaataagcTCACGTCTTCCTTCTTCTGGAGTCGAGCATTCATCAACCAATGCTTTAACAGCGAGAGTTTTGAGTTTCTATCAATATTTAACAGAAACAGCACGAGACCAAGAAAGGGTTTCTACGACTGAAAAACTCAGTGTTTACTTTCTTTAGGCAATGATCAACAGTACACAAGGACAGACAGTGACTAATGTAAACCAAGAACACGACGAAAATCCTAAACTCATCATGTCCTAATCACTGTGGAGGTTAAGGAAACAGTTGTTGTATCCAAAAGtcttttttacttctttttttcaGAACTGATCACTCCAATATATAAGTAATAACAAGAGAACAATTAGATGAATCAGCTGGAAGTGAACAAGGACAATAGTATTCATTATTCATTGGATTTTCTTGGTTACACATGAGTAGATGTATAATAAGTAAACAGAAACATTGCACTCGAGAATAAAAGAATAGTAAACCCTACGTGGTTATATTAGTCGGAAGGAATCATGAAGGGGATAACAGAATGACCTGGAGTCCTTACTGAGATTTAGCTTGAACCAACTCCAGTATCGGATTTGACTTGTCTTGATCATAACTAGGTAATATGCTACATGATCAAAATGCAAAGTTAAAAAacaggaaaagaaagaaaagagatttTACCACGGATTGAAGAAAGGAACAGAACAAGAATGAAAAGTCTAATCCATAAGTTACCATCTGTTGAAGAAGAACTAGCAGTTGCAATGAGACAGGTTATTCGTAAAGAAGCACATATTCTACAGCGCATCAAATCAAGAAAAGAGCTGATTAAGAACCCAGTTTAAGAGCATAAAACGATAATGAAGCACCAGCCCTTCAAAAAACGAAGCTATTCTTTTAGTACAGGATGCCATTTGGGAAGACCAAATCAAATTGTTCCTGAGATGAGAGATTATGaaatatactaatttatttctttccttGAGGACATTACTTCCGAACCATTAGCGAGGACAGCAAATAGCTTCTGAACCAAAAGAAGTGAAATTGTTTGTTTCCATCCTTCTCGAACGCAAACAGATAAATAAACAAAGTAGTAGCAAAGAGAGAAACCTTAACTGATAAACGTTTAATTCAAGGACGAAATAACACATGTATATTTGGACAGAAacagaaatttttttaatataaaccaCCATATGATTAGCTAAACCCATACATATAACTGTAAATTTTTTAGCTAATATCAAAGGTTCACTTGTGCTTTTTGTGTCTTTGATCTTGTTTGAGTAAGTAAGGATAATCTGAAGGAGCAAACCAGAGACCAAATAGGAGGGTCAAGTGTAGACACAGTAACAAAGCTGATGAGACTGCTGTTGATGGATAGACGTTCCAGCAAAGCTCGATGCCCAGGAACAATATCAAGCTTTtcagtcaaacaaaaaaatcatgaagacGGGTTACTagtgtttaattatttttgttattaactGTGTGTTTACAGGTAACAATAATGCAGAGAGTGATTTACCGCAGCCAAGTAGGAAACGAAGTTCTCCATAGCAGATATGGTAGCGAATAAAAGTACCTGTTATGAATATGATCATACGAGTATTGGGTTTTTAAGGTCAGGATTCAGCAGAAATGTCAACAAACAATAATAAGACAGTAAACTGTTTTTCTCTCTGTTACCATGAATAGAATTGGTAATGCAGAGAACGAGCACAAACAACGCCAACGAAATTCCCAACAAACATGGTCGTGACAATATCTGTTAATCCAGTGGAAAGCATGTGAGGAAGGGCAAAGATGGATATAATGCTAAAAAATAAAGTCATTGCTTACGTTCTTTCGCAAGAATTCCTGAAGTTGACAAATCACTGAACGAGAGTGAAGAAGGAAGCGTCAAGAAGAAACGCCTAGAACGCATGAAGCCTATAATCCCACCTTCATGCCTAGGAAAGGCATCAGAGTTAATTCGTTATTAGAAAGATGACCTTTTAGAGCTAGTCAAAAGAGTGATTCTACTTACTTGCACCATTTATAATTTGCAAACGCGGCAAGAAGACATAGGTGAGCAATCAACAAGCAGACTGCAAATTCTTTGGACACAAAAACTCGTTCCGGAACAAACTTGAAGTTAACAGACCTGTTTGATAGCACAAATGAGAGTACAAGTTATATTCAGATCCGATTAGCAACATAGTTAGATTTAGAGGGAAGGTGGGGAGAAGAATACCAAAAGTGGATAAAAACACGTCCAAGATCAAAGGCGTTGGAAAGGTATGAGATGGGATATGTAATCAGGAAGGGCAATCCGACGAGTATCTGTAAAGCCATTCACTGACCAGTTGAATGGTAGTCGGTGCATTatcaaaaatacataattagCTGGAAACGGCAACTCACCTATTTACAATAGATAGATACAAAGAGTTAAGAAGATAGGAAAAGAACAATTAGGTGAAAGAATAAAAGGGAAATGAAAGAGAAATAAGGTGAAACCTGAAGAAGAGCTGCAGTAGCTAAAGCAGATACGACTCCAATAATATTCATGGACTGTGAATAgcaaaacttgagaaatgaaggAATCAAAgaataataaagaaaagaaacaaaatcacATACTCGGAGATACCTTTAGAAGCAGAAGTAACAAAGGGGGAGCATAGAGAAGCACATTCATCTTAATAGAGACAGCTCCACTGAAAACAAGAAGGTAAGGAAGTGAGTGACAAGGATAGGAATGGAAAAACATATAAAGGAGAGGGAGGGGTGCCTGAAAAGAAGCATGCCGAGATGGCATTGACGAGAGAGGAAGAAAGCGATGGAGGAATGAAGGAGAGTCATGGCAAAACAGTCATTAAAGAGACGGAGAACAAAGATGGAATGGATTCGCTTGGATAAACAGAGTAGAGTTAGCGCCCACCATGGCACctgagtgagtgagtgagtaAGGAGAGAGACAAATATCATTATGTATTTAACTAACTCCTTTATCATTAAAGAAAGAGATACTTAATACCACATCAGTCTTGAGATAGATGAACAAGACGATAGCCAGATTGACAATGTAGAGAACACCAAAAAGAATCTGCAGACAGACagacaaacattttaaactatTCAAATGGTCAAAAATACATTCCGATAGGAAGAGGGACCTGAGCAGGAAAGACTTGTCCACCAGTCAGAGTCTGAACAGCAGAGTAAACATAGAGGAAACCAGCCGGATAAACCAAGGGCCCTGTGTCGCCTTTCAACCTCCcatactctctctctccccctagAAATCCACTTACCTGTGCCATGTAAGCATCCCAATCGATCTTCGTGTCTGTTTTAACAACCAACATAAAAAAAACGAGTGAGAGCTTACCGTTTCGGAAtcaatcaaaaagaaaaagaaaaaaaaaagtagatctTCTAACAAGGAACATAGGCGATGATAAGTGTGACGAGGATTGCATCAGCGACGATTAAGGCCAATGCGAATGGAATTTTAGGTCTTTTTAACAGATCGCCTACATAATCAGAAGCTCCTCTTGAGCTGCTTTCCTCCATTTTCGCCGTCTTTCTGATCGCACCCAGTCTCTCTGTTGCAAACCAAAGTATCCCCCGCGTAACAGACGACTATTTCTAACAGACTCTTTTAAGTTTTGGGGCCTGATTACTGTAGACTTATAGGCCCTTCACTCGGACTTTTACCACCCCCCCAACTGATTTATTTGGGCTTTCCAAAGTGAAAATAACGGTATAAAGTAGGCCCAATATGCTTGAAGACGTGATGGAAAAGGAATACATAATTTTTGCATTTTCCCTCGAGTCTCGTGCCAGACGGAATGGCAGTGCCTAATCTTGCAACAGTCTCGACCCATGCCCTGACACGTGCTGAGACTGAGAGCGGTCCATTAGCATCATCCCACGTGTCCTAGCGATCTACCTCTTCTCTCTTTCAATCATCCTTGTCGTCGTCTACTAAAACAGATCATGTATTCATCAGTCCTCTATTTAAAAGAGTAAATTCGTATGCAACGACTCCAATAAGATTTGATAATGGCTGAAGATGAGATTGTAGTCGAAGAGGAAGTGCCTCCATCGTCTTCTTCGTTGATTGTGGAAGAGGACGATGGGAGAGAAGAGCTCGAGCACTTGGGTTTCGTCAGAACCGCGGCCACTTACTTGGCTCTCTGTTTGTCGACGCTCTACGAGTTGGCTAAGGACAACGCTGGTCCTCTCAAACTCGGTGTCGAGAACATCGAAGCCACCGTTGAAATGGTGCTTTCGCCGTTATACGACAAGTTCAATGACGTTCCTTTCAAGCTTCTCTTATTCGTCGACCgcaaggtaaaaaaaaaaagtattttttaaaacattgctCCGTTCGGCCACCAATGGATGGGTAACACATGATGCTTTCCGAAGGTGGACGACGTGTTGTACGATGTGGAAACATACGTTCCCTCTTTGGTGAAGCAAGCTTCTAGCCAAGCACTCACCGTGGCCACCGAGGTGCAACGCGCCGGCGTCCTCGACACGACCAAGAGCATCGCCAGGAGCGTTTGCGACAAGTACGAGCCAGTCGCGGAGTATTACGCAGCAACGGTGTGGCGGTTGTTGAACAGAGTGCCTTTATTTCCCCAAGTTGCGCAGTTAGTGATACCCACGGCGTTTTACTGGTCGGACAAGTATAACGACGCGGTTCGTTACGTCGGAGACAGAGACTACTACGTCGCCGAGTATCTACCGATGATTCCTATCGAGAAGATCTCTGATATTTTGGAACAAGATCACTGTCGAGCCCATTAGTGAGTACTGAAGAATCCAAAATAATTCCAATTCCCTTTTTTTACATATGtactctctgtttttctttgttttcccccctttatttttttaattgcaaCTGTTATTTCAGTCTTCTTTCAGTATTTCATTTAAAGAATTTGCCTTTTCCTTAAAATAACAAGAGTGTAAGAGACAACATTCTCTAATGAGCTGTTTTCTTTGCTGTAAAAAGACGCACAGAGAACAGGAGTGAGCGAAAGAAGTACCTTAGAGTTTCTATGTGAGTGgcaatatatagttttttcatAGCAATCTCCAAGGCAACCTATTTTGCGAACTGATCAGGTTCCCACGTTGATCACCTAAAGAATGTCcacaaaagtcaaaaaaaaagaaaagagtgcAGTACTCTCCCATCTATTCTCGAAAAAGGTTACCAAAGTTTGCAATAAAGTGTACCTGTAATTAAGAAGCCAGGGAATAGAACTGAGTCCCCTATTAACAACAAACTAGTGTTTCTTGCGCAAGGTTTCTATTTATGAGGACTGATGTTCGACTTCCCTCGGACTGAGTACTTGTCGCTGTATCAGTTTTGCATCTTACCTTGCTGGAGTGTGGGCTACTATCCTTCTCATCATGCTCATTGTACCGTCCTGATTGTCAAGAAACCCAAGCCACTAaagttaataatatttgatTCAGTCTTGTTCTGAAAGAAGCTCCTTGTAACTGCATTCACAATGATTCTACTAAGGTCTTTTATTATCACACCCATGTTTTCAACACCAATACATTTATATCAAATGTCAAAATGAAGAGCACCACATCATCTACCTTTCCAAATCATGTGCTTATTGCATATTAGCATTAGCgtcatctaatttttttattaatgtattttgattCAATATATGCACCATACACCAGTGTCTATAAAATATACCTGATTCAACCATTCAGGTTTTCTTAAAACACAAACATTCATCTCTCGATCAAAACTCGATGACCAAGCTCAGCGAAAGAAAGAGATCTTTCAGTTCTCGGCCACATACCCCCAGGGTCTCTAAGCAAGGAAAACCTCACCACGATAGCATGAGTCAGACAtgagtatatatttatatataatttaaccaTCTTCATTTAGAGCAACTCCAATAAAGAATTCTTTCTTgatttctgaaaaaataaaaagtgtgAGAGAGATATAGCAAGAAATTCTTATTTTACATGGTCTTAGAACACTtccaatatatgaaatttttgctCATGGATTCTAAAAGCACATATgcgtatatgtatatattgagTTCTAAACTTTACGGAAAATCCAACCAAAAATATGTAACTTTAGTGTAGGGAATGACATTTCAGTGGTGATTAATGTGAAAATCTGTGTGCAACTGCTAATAgtgaaaactttatatatactGAACAAGCCAGTTGCGTCGACAAAATTgattgatttatataaatatatgtaaattccACAAGTACAAAACTATGTTGAAAGTGTATATGATATATGATTTAATCTAACTGTAGGTTTAATCTAGAGCAGAACGCCAGAACCCCATGCTATATATCTTCACTTTCCAAAATAAACAAACCTACGAACTTGTTTTTTTGCATTGTATATCGGTCTACCTTTCATCATTCATGATTGGCGGTTTGAATTTGAAGATGACAGAGACAACCATTCAAGTAGGGTATGCCAAGACTGGCACAAATGATGTTCTGCgaagatttatttttatcagtCAACATTAATTACTATACTTGAAtcatttgaaagaaaaaaaaagaaggccAAGTTATACAGCAGAAAAACTCATCCTAACTAAATCCTAATACTGGTTCATGCATCGCTGAATCATCTGCATATATCATGGACATATAGATATACCAATGCCCAGTTTCTGAATATATAGACAATAATCAGCAATTTGTCCTATACATACTTCATGCATGTATATGAATggataactaaaataaaatcgaaaacaCCCTTAAATTTAACgataaaaattaacaaactcAGGAAGAACGACTAGCACAGATCTCTACACAGCCTCAAACCACATACATATAtcataaataatcatatatgtttctttatatCTCTAGtactatatatgatatatataaataaatcaccACATGTATTTGGTGATGTTAAGAAGCCGGTCGGAGAACAAACACGAGCGTATAAATAAAAGGGAAATCAAACAGTTAATTATCCGTTGAAGATTTTAGCTCCTTTCTTTGCCGTGATGATTAGATCTCTCTCCTTCGATAACTCGGTAGCGAT is a genomic window containing:
- the LOC108807011 gene encoding putative indole-3-acetic acid-amido synthetase GH3.9, translating into MDRLKFDYNHKGDNALKELERITSKAAEVQDKILCGILERNKDTQYLSKYMKGSKDVLEFKRSVPIITYKDVCPYIQRIAKGEDSSLITGHPITEILCSSGTSGGEPKLMPTISEDLDRRTFVYNLITPILNKYLEGLDKGKTMYLNFVKTETSTPCGLPIRSVLTSYYKSKHFQCRPYDPFNDLTSPIQTILCEDSNQSMYCQLLAALIHRHKVMRLGAVFASAFLRAISYLERKWSQLCQDIRTGHLSPMITDPGCQMAMASLLATPNPGLADEIEDICGRSSWKGILCQLWPQAKFIEAVVTGSMAQYIPALEFFSQGKIPLVCPMYASSETYFGVNVKPLSKPSDVVFTLLPNMCYFEFIPLGKNGTLSFDVEDDEEEVPCDKVVDLVDVKLGRYYELVVTTFAGLYRYRIGDVLQVAGFYNKAPQFRFICRRNVVLSVDLDKTNEEDLHRSITLAKKKLENKAFLAEYTSYADTSSVPGHYVLFWEIQWLEPDGDDHQQKLMMEECCIAVEEELDYIYRQCRKRDRSVGPLEIRVVKAGTFEKLMDMIISQGGSLNQYKTPRCVKSNSAMLKLLDGHVIGSFFSPRDPTWSP
- the LOC108813443 gene encoding dol-P-Man:Man(5)GlcNAc(2)-PP-Dol alpha-1,3-mannosyltransferase → MEESSSRGASDYVGDLLKRPKIPFALALIVADAILVTLIIAYVPYTKIDWDAYMAQVSGFLGGEREYGRLKGDTGPLVYPAGFLYVYSAVQTLTGGQVFPAQILFGVLYIVNLAIVLFIYLKTDVVPWWALTLLCLSKRIHSIFVLRLFNDCFAMTLLHSSIAFFLSRQCHLGMLLFSGAVSIKMNVLLYAPPLLLLLLKSMNIIGVVSALATAALLQILVGLPFLITYPISYLSNAFDLGRVFIHFWSVNFKFVPERVFVSKEFAVCLLIAHLCLLAAFANYKWCKHEGGIIGFMRSRRFFLTLPSSLSFSDLSTSGILAKEHIVTTMFVGNFVGVVCARSLHYQFYSWYFYSLPYLLWRTSFPTWLRLILFLGIELCWNVYPSTAVSSALLLCLHLTLLFGLWFAPSDYPYLLKQDQRHKKHK
- the LOC108813444 gene encoding REF/SRPP-like protein At2g47780 — translated: MAEDEIVVEEEVPPSSSSLIVEEDDGREELEHLGFVRTAATYLALCLSTLYELAKDNAGPLKLGVENIEATVEMVLSPLYDKFNDVPFKLLLFVDRKVDDVLYDVETYVPSLVKQASSQALTVATEVQRAGVLDTTKSIARSVCDKYEPVAEYYAATVWRLLNRVPLFPQVAQLVIPTAFYWSDKYNDAVRYVGDRDYYVAEYLPMIPIEKISDILEQDHCRAH